A stretch of the Malus sylvestris chromosome 10, drMalSylv7.2, whole genome shotgun sequence genome encodes the following:
- the LOC126585334 gene encoding ATP-citrate synthase beta chain protein 2-like produces MVKLAFSISFSNPHCLFRLADSHRPCENDGLASILSSSRRRLPSLGRVLCVCGHHQLLDSLTPVLRDFKSYFSVEEIAIPVHSNIEASYAAHPIADVFINFASYRSAAASSMAALKQPTIRVVAIIAEGVPESDTKQLIAYARATNKVVIGSATVGGIQAGAFKIGDTAETINNFIPVFSG; encoded by the exons ATGGTAAAGCTGGCCTTTTCCATTTCCTTCTCAAACCCTCATTGCCTCTTCCGTCTCGCAGACTCTCACAGACCCTGTGAGAACGACGGTCTCGCCTCCATCCTATCCTCCAGTCGCCGCCGTCTCCCTTCTCTAGGTAGGGTGTTGTGCGTGTGCGGACACCATCAGTTGCTGGATTCATTAACCCCGGTTCTGAGGGATTTCAAAAGCTATTTTTCCGTCGAGGAAATCGCCATACCGGTGCACTCAAA CATTGAAGCATCATACGCCGCACATCCTATTGCTGATGTCTTTATCAACTTTGCTTCATACAGAAG TGCTgctgcttcttccatggctgctTTGAAGCAACCAACCATTAGAGTTGTGGCAATCATTGCTGAAGGTGTACCTGAGTCAGACACTAAGCAATTGATTGCATATGCACGGGCAACCAACAAG GTTGTCATTGGCTCAGCTACTGTTGGAGGAATTCAAGCTGGTGCTTTTAAGATTGGTGACACTGCTGAAACAATTAATAACTTTATTCCTGTATTTTCTGGATAA